A single Cyclopterus lumpus isolate fCycLum1 chromosome 1, fCycLum1.pri, whole genome shotgun sequence DNA region contains:
- the LOC117729310 gene encoding testis-expressed protein 2-like isoform X1 gives MTSKHPSHVDSAHFTEKQPPASSPKLHVQRSPSKETITIHSALGKEEVEEEEEEEEEKLCRTSVSNPSADQNDLNIVTALEASEEMFEDMSLTSAAKVASQNAEQKGSTSKSSPTKSLSFPSSEKPFLSLLKSFSSDIESRDGMPPLAAPTVRHRHLKSLVKSLSSDTSQDSSSSSISSRFPESRLNLQLFKQFTQSRMPSATTSSTSDSKTAPSSPLTSQDNRSFFNVSEVEARIEDTKRRLSEAISEPLQLLTKMIDEKSSSLVSSSIYRPKALSASALELSNITSINGHLESNNNYCIKEEEGGDLKAECSNSGASGTAESPVNPSVDTKSPNKSLLSMSLDTCSMSALAKQEYDDFCILYSEDFETCTDTDADGGNRTDDTGTGSQSEVPLSGSTEPFSEDDSESIEPAPSVPHYTLIFLTVLVYGYFVLPLPSYVGGMLLGIGLGFLLAIGVVWLSGPKPSGSTFKESRHHRNLTRLDIKEPAIYKGWMNEISNYDPETYHATLTHSVFVRLEGSIIRLSKPNHNVARRATHNEPKPEVTYISQKIYDLTNSKVYIAPQSLARKRVWNKKYPICIELGKQDDFMSKAEGDMWEASESLNTRDRGESTGGGPERRGSSLSSRDLTLYLFGRTGREKEEWFQRFLSASKLKADLKKASSVAGTKGALSCHSRSSSRGSLDEALASQPRLKDASVSAGGAKTRPLLDYNVYMASLLPEQAVVSPAVASPPLQSPQSSPGADKKLQSTTSAQVQPRDEEEEKEEEKEDTVAWLNAALGRVFWDFLGEPYWAELVSKKIQMKLSKIRLPYFMNELTLKELDMGSATPRILGASKPSIDYRGLWFDLEICYSGSFLMTLETKMNLIRLGKEGESVRFGEFGKDGYRPRTYCLADSDEESSSAGSSDEEDSSDLSNDSTGAEGLVGGHKPSKIMRFVDKITKSKYFLKATETEFIKKKMEEVSNTPLLLTVEVQELRGTLAVNIPPPPTDRIWYGFRKPPHLELKARPKLGEREVTLAHVTDWIEKKLDQEFQKIFVMPNMDDLWLTVMHSAMDPRTAGRPSVGLTVDPDPAPPEKDITSQT, from the exons ATGACTAGCAAGCATCCTAGCCATGTAGATAGCGCTCACTTCACAGAAAAACAGCCACCTGCCTCGTCCCCCAAGCTCCATGTCCAGCGATCACCATCAAAGGAGACCATCACCATCCACTCAGCTCTTgggaaggaggaagtggaggaggaggaggaggaggaggaagaaaagctgTGCAGGACAAGTGTCTCCAATCCCTCCGCTGATCAGAATGACTTAAACATTGTGACAGCCTTAGAAGCAAGCGAGGAGATGTTTGAAGACATGTCATTGACATCTGCAGCCAAGGTTGCATCTCAAAATGCTGAGCAAAAAGGCTCAACCTCTAAGTCCTCTCCCACTAAATCTTTGAGCTTTCCCTCCAGTGAAAAACCCTTCCTCAGCTTGCTGAAGTCTTTTTCCTCTGACATTGAGTCTCGTGATGGGATGCCTCCTCTTGCTGCTCCAACAGTAAGGCATAGGCACCTGAAGAGTCTTGTCAAATCTCTATCTTCAGATACATCCCAGgactcatcctcttcctccatatCCTCTCGTTTTCCAGAATCCCGCCTTAACCTGCAACTCTTCAAGCAATTCACACAGTCCAGGATGCCGTCTGCTACCACATCGTCCACAAGTGATTCTAAAACTGCCCCTTCATCTCCATTAACTTCACAAGATAACCGCAGCTTCTTTAACGTCTCAGAAGTTGAGGCAAGGATTGAAGACACTAAGCGGCGTCTCTCTGAGGCCATCTCTGAGCCACTCCAACTGCTGACTAAGATGATTGATGAAAAGAGTAGCAGCTTGGTAAGCAGCAGTATTTACCGGCCCAAAGCCCTCTCTGCAAGTGCCTTAGAACTCTCCAACATTACTTCTATCAATGGTCACCTGGAGAGCAACAACAATTACTGCATCAAGGAGGAAGAAGGCGGTGACCTAAAGGCTGAGTGCTCTAACAGCGGGGCTTCTGGTACAGCTGAATCTCCTGTTAACCCATCTGTTGACACGAAGAGCCCCAACAAATCTTTACTTTCCATGTCATTGGACACATGCTCTATGTCCGCTCTTGCTAAACAAGAGTATGACGACTTTTGCATCCTGTACAGTGAGGACTTTGAGACTTGTACCGATACAGACGCTGATGGTGGCAATAGAACTGATGATACTGGAACTGGGAGTCAAAGTGAAGTGCCACTAAGTGGTAGTACTGAACCGTTCAGTGAAGATGACTCCGAAAGTATAGAGCCAGCACCTAGTGTTCCACACTATACTCTCATCTTCCTTACTGTTCTGGTCTATGGGTATTTTGTATTGCCTCTACCAAGTTACGTAGGAGGAATGCTGCTTGGGATTGGACTGGGATTTCTTTTAGCCATTGGTGTTGTGTGGCTGTCGGGACCAAAGCCTTCTGGTAGCACTTTTAAAGAGTCCAGACACCATCGGAATCTGACCAGGCTGGACATTAAGGAACCAGCAATCTATAAG GGCTGGATGAATGAAATATCGAACTACGACCCAGAGACATACCATGCCACACTGACACACTCTGTGTTTGTCCGGTTGGAGGGCTCCATCATTCGCTTGAGTAAACCCAACCATAATGTTGCTCGCCGTGCCACACACAATGAACCAAAACCCGAGGTCACATACATCAGTCAGAAGATCTATGACCTCACCAACAGCAAA GTATATATAGCACCTCAGAGCCTGGCCAGGAAACGTGTATGGAATAAAAAATACCCCATATGCATTGAACTAGGCAAACAGGATGACTTCATGTCAAAGGCCGAGGGGGACATGTGGGAGGCCAGTGAGAGCTTAAACACAAGGGACAGAGGAGAATCGACAGGAGGAGGACCGGAGCGAAGGGGGTCGTCTTTGTCCAGTAGAGACCTGACCCTCTATCTGTTTGGAAGGActgggagggagaaggaagaatGGTTCCAGCGGTTTCTATCAGCTTCCAAGCTAAAGGCGGACTTGAAGAAAGCTTCCAGTGTTGCTGGGACTAAGGGTG CTCTGAGTTGTCACAGTCGCAGCAGCAGCCGTGGCAGTCTGGATGAGGCACTGGCATCTCAGCCCAGGTTAAAGGATGCCTCAGTGTCAGCAGGCGGTGCCAAAACCAGACCGCTATTAGACTACAATGTATACATGGCCTCCTTACTGCCAGAACAGGCGGTAGTCAGCCCGGCAGTGGCCAGCCCTCCTCTTCAGAGTCCTCAGAGCAGCCCCGGGGCTGATAAGAAG CTTCAGAGCACAACTTCAGCTCAGGTACAACccagggatgaggaggaggagaaggaggaggagaaggaggatactgttgcctggcttaatgcggCTCTTGGCCGGGTCTTCTGGGACTTCTTGGGCGAACCCTACTGGGCTGAACTGGTCTCCAAGAAGATTCAAATGAAGCTCAGCAAGATACGG ttgCCTTACTTCATGAATGAGCTAACCCTGAAAGAACTGGACATGGGCTCGGCCACTCCCAGAATCCTTGGGGCATCCAAACCCTCCATTGACTACAGAG GTCTGTGGTTTGACCTGGAGATTTGCTACAGTGGCTCCTTTCTGATGACCCTGGAAACCAAGATGAACCTCATTCGTCTGGGCAAGGAGGGAGAAAGTGTCCGCTTTGGGGAATTTGGCAAAGACGG ATACAGGCCACGGACTTACTGCCTGGCTGATAGTGATGAAGAGTCGTCCAGCGCTGGCTCATCCGATGAGGAAGATTCCTCAGATCTCTCAAATGACTCAACTGGAGCAGAGGG TTTGGTTGGAGGCCACAAACCCAGCAAGATCATGCGCTTTGTGGACAAGATCACCAAGTCCAAATACTTCCTGAAGGCCACAGAAACGGAGTTCATCAAAAAGAAGATGGAGGAAGTGTCTAACACACCACTCCTGCTTACAGTGGAGGTGCAGGAACTCAGAGGAACGCTGGCTGTCAACATACCGCCTCCGCCCACTGACAGGATATG GTATGGCTTCAGGAAGCCGCCTCACCTGGAACTGAAGGCGCGACCTAAACTGGGGGAAAGAGAAGTGACTCTTGCTCACGTTACAGACTGGATCGAGAAAAAACTGGACCAGGAATTCCAG AAAATCTTTGTAATGCCAAACATGGACGATTTATGGTTGACTGTCATGCATTCTGCCATGGACCCACGCACAGCCGGCAGACCCTCCGTTGGTCTCACAGTGGACCCAGATCCTGCCCCTCCAGAGAAGGACATCACCAGCCAAACATGA
- the LOC117729310 gene encoding testis-expressed protein 2-like isoform X3, translating into MPSATTSSTSDSKTAPSSPLTSQDNRSFFNVSEVEARIEDTKRRLSEAISEPLQLLTKMIDEKSSSLVSSSIYRPKALSASALELSNITSINGHLESNNNYCIKEEEGGDLKAECSNSGASGTAESPVNPSVDTKSPNKSLLSMSLDTCSMSALAKQEYDDFCILYSEDFETCTDTDADGGNRTDDTGTGSQSEVPLSGSTEPFSEDDSESIEPAPSVPHYTLIFLTVLVYGYFVLPLPSYVGGMLLGIGLGFLLAIGVVWLSGPKPSGSTFKESRHHRNLTRLDIKEPAIYKGWMNEISNYDPETYHATLTHSVFVRLEGSIIRLSKPNHNVARRATHNEPKPEVTYISQKIYDLTNSKVYIAPQSLARKRVWNKKYPICIELGKQDDFMSKAEGDMWEASESLNTRDRGESTGGGPERRGSSLSSRDLTLYLFGRTGREKEEWFQRFLSASKLKADLKKASSVAGTKGALSCHSRSSSRGSLDEALASQPRLKDASVSAGGAKTRPLLDYNVYMASLLPEQAVVSPAVASPPLQSPQSSPGADKKLQSTTSAQVQPRDEEEEKEEEKEDTVAWLNAALGRVFWDFLGEPYWAELVSKKIQMKLSKIRLPYFMNELTLKELDMGSATPRILGASKPSIDYRGLWFDLEICYSGSFLMTLETKMNLIRLGKEGESVRFGEFGKDGYRPRTYCLADSDEESSSAGSSDEEDSSDLSNDSTGAEGLVGGHKPSKIMRFVDKITKSKYFLKATETEFIKKKMEEVSNTPLLLTVEVQELRGTLAVNIPPPPTDRIWYGFRKPPHLELKARPKLGEREVTLAHVTDWIEKKLDQEFQKIFVMPNMDDLWLTVMHSAMDPRTAGRPSVGLTVDPDPAPPEKDITSQT; encoded by the exons ATGCCGTCTGCTACCACATCGTCCACAAGTGATTCTAAAACTGCCCCTTCATCTCCATTAACTTCACAAGATAACCGCAGCTTCTTTAACGTCTCAGAAGTTGAGGCAAGGATTGAAGACACTAAGCGGCGTCTCTCTGAGGCCATCTCTGAGCCACTCCAACTGCTGACTAAGATGATTGATGAAAAGAGTAGCAGCTTGGTAAGCAGCAGTATTTACCGGCCCAAAGCCCTCTCTGCAAGTGCCTTAGAACTCTCCAACATTACTTCTATCAATGGTCACCTGGAGAGCAACAACAATTACTGCATCAAGGAGGAAGAAGGCGGTGACCTAAAGGCTGAGTGCTCTAACAGCGGGGCTTCTGGTACAGCTGAATCTCCTGTTAACCCATCTGTTGACACGAAGAGCCCCAACAAATCTTTACTTTCCATGTCATTGGACACATGCTCTATGTCCGCTCTTGCTAAACAAGAGTATGACGACTTTTGCATCCTGTACAGTGAGGACTTTGAGACTTGTACCGATACAGACGCTGATGGTGGCAATAGAACTGATGATACTGGAACTGGGAGTCAAAGTGAAGTGCCACTAAGTGGTAGTACTGAACCGTTCAGTGAAGATGACTCCGAAAGTATAGAGCCAGCACCTAGTGTTCCACACTATACTCTCATCTTCCTTACTGTTCTGGTCTATGGGTATTTTGTATTGCCTCTACCAAGTTACGTAGGAGGAATGCTGCTTGGGATTGGACTGGGATTTCTTTTAGCCATTGGTGTTGTGTGGCTGTCGGGACCAAAGCCTTCTGGTAGCACTTTTAAAGAGTCCAGACACCATCGGAATCTGACCAGGCTGGACATTAAGGAACCAGCAATCTATAAG GGCTGGATGAATGAAATATCGAACTACGACCCAGAGACATACCATGCCACACTGACACACTCTGTGTTTGTCCGGTTGGAGGGCTCCATCATTCGCTTGAGTAAACCCAACCATAATGTTGCTCGCCGTGCCACACACAATGAACCAAAACCCGAGGTCACATACATCAGTCAGAAGATCTATGACCTCACCAACAGCAAA GTATATATAGCACCTCAGAGCCTGGCCAGGAAACGTGTATGGAATAAAAAATACCCCATATGCATTGAACTAGGCAAACAGGATGACTTCATGTCAAAGGCCGAGGGGGACATGTGGGAGGCCAGTGAGAGCTTAAACACAAGGGACAGAGGAGAATCGACAGGAGGAGGACCGGAGCGAAGGGGGTCGTCTTTGTCCAGTAGAGACCTGACCCTCTATCTGTTTGGAAGGActgggagggagaaggaagaatGGTTCCAGCGGTTTCTATCAGCTTCCAAGCTAAAGGCGGACTTGAAGAAAGCTTCCAGTGTTGCTGGGACTAAGGGTG CTCTGAGTTGTCACAGTCGCAGCAGCAGCCGTGGCAGTCTGGATGAGGCACTGGCATCTCAGCCCAGGTTAAAGGATGCCTCAGTGTCAGCAGGCGGTGCCAAAACCAGACCGCTATTAGACTACAATGTATACATGGCCTCCTTACTGCCAGAACAGGCGGTAGTCAGCCCGGCAGTGGCCAGCCCTCCTCTTCAGAGTCCTCAGAGCAGCCCCGGGGCTGATAAGAAG CTTCAGAGCACAACTTCAGCTCAGGTACAACccagggatgaggaggaggagaaggaggaggagaaggaggatactgttgcctggcttaatgcggCTCTTGGCCGGGTCTTCTGGGACTTCTTGGGCGAACCCTACTGGGCTGAACTGGTCTCCAAGAAGATTCAAATGAAGCTCAGCAAGATACGG ttgCCTTACTTCATGAATGAGCTAACCCTGAAAGAACTGGACATGGGCTCGGCCACTCCCAGAATCCTTGGGGCATCCAAACCCTCCATTGACTACAGAG GTCTGTGGTTTGACCTGGAGATTTGCTACAGTGGCTCCTTTCTGATGACCCTGGAAACCAAGATGAACCTCATTCGTCTGGGCAAGGAGGGAGAAAGTGTCCGCTTTGGGGAATTTGGCAAAGACGG ATACAGGCCACGGACTTACTGCCTGGCTGATAGTGATGAAGAGTCGTCCAGCGCTGGCTCATCCGATGAGGAAGATTCCTCAGATCTCTCAAATGACTCAACTGGAGCAGAGGG TTTGGTTGGAGGCCACAAACCCAGCAAGATCATGCGCTTTGTGGACAAGATCACCAAGTCCAAATACTTCCTGAAGGCCACAGAAACGGAGTTCATCAAAAAGAAGATGGAGGAAGTGTCTAACACACCACTCCTGCTTACAGTGGAGGTGCAGGAACTCAGAGGAACGCTGGCTGTCAACATACCGCCTCCGCCCACTGACAGGATATG GTATGGCTTCAGGAAGCCGCCTCACCTGGAACTGAAGGCGCGACCTAAACTGGGGGAAAGAGAAGTGACTCTTGCTCACGTTACAGACTGGATCGAGAAAAAACTGGACCAGGAATTCCAG AAAATCTTTGTAATGCCAAACATGGACGATTTATGGTTGACTGTCATGCATTCTGCCATGGACCCACGCACAGCCGGCAGACCCTCCGTTGGTCTCACAGTGGACCCAGATCCTGCCCCTCCAGAGAAGGACATCACCAGCCAAACATGA
- the LOC117729310 gene encoding testis-expressed protein 2-like isoform X2, whose product MTSKHPSHVDSAHFTEKQPPASSPKLHVQRSPSKETITIHSALGKEEVEEEEEEEEEKLCRTSVSNPSADQNDLNIVTALEASEEMFEDMSLTSAAKVASQNAEQKGSTSKSSPTKSLSFPSSEKPFLSLLKSFSSDIESRDGMPPLAAPTVRHRHLKSLVKSLSSDTSQDSSSSSISSRFPESRLNLQLFKQFTQSRMPSATTSSTSDSKTAPSSPLTSQDNRSFFNVSEVEARIEDTKRRLSEAISEPLQLLTKMIDEKSSSLVSSSIYRPKALSASALELSNITSINGHLESNNNYCIKEEEGGDLKAECSNSGASGTAESPVNPSVDTKSPNKSLLSMSLDTCSMSALAKQEYDDFCILYSEDFETCTDTDADGGNRTDDTGTGSQSEVPLSGSTEPFSEDDSESIEPAPSVPHYTLIFLTVLVYGYFVLPLPSYVGGMLLGIGLGFLLAIGVVWLSGPKPSGSTFKESRHHRNLTRLDIKEPAIYKGWMNEISNYDPETYHATLTHSVFVRLEGSIIRLSKPNHNVARRATHNEPKPEVTYISQKIYDLTNSKVYIAPQSLARKRVWNKKYPICIELGKQDDFMSKAEGDMWEASESLNTRDRGESTGGGPERRGSSLSSRDLTLYLFGRTGREKEEWFQRFLSASKLKADLKKASSVAGTKGALSCHSRSSSRGSLDEALASQPRLKDASVSAGGAKTRPLLDYNVYMASLLPEQAVVSPAVASPPLQSPQSSPGADKKLQSTTSAQVQPRDEEEEKEEEKEDTVAWLNAALGRVFWDFLGEPYWAELVSKKIQMKLSKIRLPYFMNELTLKELDMGSATPRILGASKPSIDYRGLWFDLEICYSGSFLMTLETKMNLIRLGKEGESVRFGEFGKDGPRTYCLADSDEESSSAGSSDEEDSSDLSNDSTGAEGLVGGHKPSKIMRFVDKITKSKYFLKATETEFIKKKMEEVSNTPLLLTVEVQELRGTLAVNIPPPPTDRIWYGFRKPPHLELKARPKLGEREVTLAHVTDWIEKKLDQEFQKIFVMPNMDDLWLTVMHSAMDPRTAGRPSVGLTVDPDPAPPEKDITSQT is encoded by the exons ATGACTAGCAAGCATCCTAGCCATGTAGATAGCGCTCACTTCACAGAAAAACAGCCACCTGCCTCGTCCCCCAAGCTCCATGTCCAGCGATCACCATCAAAGGAGACCATCACCATCCACTCAGCTCTTgggaaggaggaagtggaggaggaggaggaggaggaggaagaaaagctgTGCAGGACAAGTGTCTCCAATCCCTCCGCTGATCAGAATGACTTAAACATTGTGACAGCCTTAGAAGCAAGCGAGGAGATGTTTGAAGACATGTCATTGACATCTGCAGCCAAGGTTGCATCTCAAAATGCTGAGCAAAAAGGCTCAACCTCTAAGTCCTCTCCCACTAAATCTTTGAGCTTTCCCTCCAGTGAAAAACCCTTCCTCAGCTTGCTGAAGTCTTTTTCCTCTGACATTGAGTCTCGTGATGGGATGCCTCCTCTTGCTGCTCCAACAGTAAGGCATAGGCACCTGAAGAGTCTTGTCAAATCTCTATCTTCAGATACATCCCAGgactcatcctcttcctccatatCCTCTCGTTTTCCAGAATCCCGCCTTAACCTGCAACTCTTCAAGCAATTCACACAGTCCAGGATGCCGTCTGCTACCACATCGTCCACAAGTGATTCTAAAACTGCCCCTTCATCTCCATTAACTTCACAAGATAACCGCAGCTTCTTTAACGTCTCAGAAGTTGAGGCAAGGATTGAAGACACTAAGCGGCGTCTCTCTGAGGCCATCTCTGAGCCACTCCAACTGCTGACTAAGATGATTGATGAAAAGAGTAGCAGCTTGGTAAGCAGCAGTATTTACCGGCCCAAAGCCCTCTCTGCAAGTGCCTTAGAACTCTCCAACATTACTTCTATCAATGGTCACCTGGAGAGCAACAACAATTACTGCATCAAGGAGGAAGAAGGCGGTGACCTAAAGGCTGAGTGCTCTAACAGCGGGGCTTCTGGTACAGCTGAATCTCCTGTTAACCCATCTGTTGACACGAAGAGCCCCAACAAATCTTTACTTTCCATGTCATTGGACACATGCTCTATGTCCGCTCTTGCTAAACAAGAGTATGACGACTTTTGCATCCTGTACAGTGAGGACTTTGAGACTTGTACCGATACAGACGCTGATGGTGGCAATAGAACTGATGATACTGGAACTGGGAGTCAAAGTGAAGTGCCACTAAGTGGTAGTACTGAACCGTTCAGTGAAGATGACTCCGAAAGTATAGAGCCAGCACCTAGTGTTCCACACTATACTCTCATCTTCCTTACTGTTCTGGTCTATGGGTATTTTGTATTGCCTCTACCAAGTTACGTAGGAGGAATGCTGCTTGGGATTGGACTGGGATTTCTTTTAGCCATTGGTGTTGTGTGGCTGTCGGGACCAAAGCCTTCTGGTAGCACTTTTAAAGAGTCCAGACACCATCGGAATCTGACCAGGCTGGACATTAAGGAACCAGCAATCTATAAG GGCTGGATGAATGAAATATCGAACTACGACCCAGAGACATACCATGCCACACTGACACACTCTGTGTTTGTCCGGTTGGAGGGCTCCATCATTCGCTTGAGTAAACCCAACCATAATGTTGCTCGCCGTGCCACACACAATGAACCAAAACCCGAGGTCACATACATCAGTCAGAAGATCTATGACCTCACCAACAGCAAA GTATATATAGCACCTCAGAGCCTGGCCAGGAAACGTGTATGGAATAAAAAATACCCCATATGCATTGAACTAGGCAAACAGGATGACTTCATGTCAAAGGCCGAGGGGGACATGTGGGAGGCCAGTGAGAGCTTAAACACAAGGGACAGAGGAGAATCGACAGGAGGAGGACCGGAGCGAAGGGGGTCGTCTTTGTCCAGTAGAGACCTGACCCTCTATCTGTTTGGAAGGActgggagggagaaggaagaatGGTTCCAGCGGTTTCTATCAGCTTCCAAGCTAAAGGCGGACTTGAAGAAAGCTTCCAGTGTTGCTGGGACTAAGGGTG CTCTGAGTTGTCACAGTCGCAGCAGCAGCCGTGGCAGTCTGGATGAGGCACTGGCATCTCAGCCCAGGTTAAAGGATGCCTCAGTGTCAGCAGGCGGTGCCAAAACCAGACCGCTATTAGACTACAATGTATACATGGCCTCCTTACTGCCAGAACAGGCGGTAGTCAGCCCGGCAGTGGCCAGCCCTCCTCTTCAGAGTCCTCAGAGCAGCCCCGGGGCTGATAAGAAG CTTCAGAGCACAACTTCAGCTCAGGTACAACccagggatgaggaggaggagaaggaggaggagaaggaggatactgttgcctggcttaatgcggCTCTTGGCCGGGTCTTCTGGGACTTCTTGGGCGAACCCTACTGGGCTGAACTGGTCTCCAAGAAGATTCAAATGAAGCTCAGCAAGATACGG ttgCCTTACTTCATGAATGAGCTAACCCTGAAAGAACTGGACATGGGCTCGGCCACTCCCAGAATCCTTGGGGCATCCAAACCCTCCATTGACTACAGAG GTCTGTGGTTTGACCTGGAGATTTGCTACAGTGGCTCCTTTCTGATGACCCTGGAAACCAAGATGAACCTCATTCGTCTGGGCAAGGAGGGAGAAAGTGTCCGCTTTGGGGAATTTGGCAAAGACGG GCCACGGACTTACTGCCTGGCTGATAGTGATGAAGAGTCGTCCAGCGCTGGCTCATCCGATGAGGAAGATTCCTCAGATCTCTCAAATGACTCAACTGGAGCAGAGGG TTTGGTTGGAGGCCACAAACCCAGCAAGATCATGCGCTTTGTGGACAAGATCACCAAGTCCAAATACTTCCTGAAGGCCACAGAAACGGAGTTCATCAAAAAGAAGATGGAGGAAGTGTCTAACACACCACTCCTGCTTACAGTGGAGGTGCAGGAACTCAGAGGAACGCTGGCTGTCAACATACCGCCTCCGCCCACTGACAGGATATG GTATGGCTTCAGGAAGCCGCCTCACCTGGAACTGAAGGCGCGACCTAAACTGGGGGAAAGAGAAGTGACTCTTGCTCACGTTACAGACTGGATCGAGAAAAAACTGGACCAGGAATTCCAG AAAATCTTTGTAATGCCAAACATGGACGATTTATGGTTGACTGTCATGCATTCTGCCATGGACCCACGCACAGCCGGCAGACCCTCCGTTGGTCTCACAGTGGACCCAGATCCTGCCCCTCCAGAGAAGGACATCACCAGCCAAACATGA